The following are encoded in a window of Cupriavidus oxalaticus genomic DNA:
- a CDS encoding indolepyruvate ferredoxin oxidoreductase family protein, with protein MNAPLTTPVSDAIRSALANVSLDDKYTLERGRIYISGTQALVRLPMLQQERDRAAGLNTAGFISGYRGSPLGALDQSLWKAKKHLAAHSIVFQAGLNEDLAATSVWGSQQVNMYPDAKFDGVFGMWYGKGPGVDRTGDVFKHANSAGSSKHGGVLVLAGDDHSAKSSTLAHQSEHIFKACGLPVLYPSNVQEYLDYGLHGWAMSRYSGLWVAMKCVTDVVESSASVELDPHRVQIALPEDFIMPPGGLNIRWPDPPLEQEARLLDYKWYAGLAYVRANKLDRIEIDSPHARFGIMTGGKAYLDTRQALADLGLDDATCAQIGIRLYKVGCVWPLEAHGARAFAEGLQEILVVEEKRQIMEYALKEELYNWRDDVRPKVYGKFDEKDNAGGEWSIPQSNWLLPAHYELSPSIIAKAIATRLDKFELPMDVRARITARLAIIEAKEKALATPRVTAERKPWFCSGCPHNTSTNVPEGSRALAGIGCHYMTVWMDRNTSTFSQMGGEGVAWIGQAPFAGDKHVFANLGDGTYFHSGLLAIRASISAGVNITYKILYNDAVAMTGGQPVDGQLSVQDIAWQVHSEGAKKIVIVTDQPEKYNAAIKLPQGIDIHHRDRLDSVQRELRDVPGCTILIYDQTCATEKRRRRKRGTMEDPARRVFINDAVCEGCGDCSVKSNCLSVEPLETDFGTKRQINQSSCNKDFSCLNGFCPSFVSAEGAQVRKPEQHGVSMDSLPALPAPELPAIRRAYGILVTGVGGTGVVTIGGLLGMAAHLENKGVTVLDMAGLAQKGGAVLSHVQLAARPDDLHATRIAMGEADLVIGCDAIVSATDEVISKTQAGRTRAVVNTAQTPTAEFIKNPKWQFPGVSAEQDVRNAVGEKCDFINASGLAVALLGDAIYTNPLVLGYAWQKGWIPLTLQALERAIELNGVAVEKNKAAFDWGRHMAHDPEHVLSLTGKLQTTAEGAEVVKLPSSTGAMLEKLIARRMEHLTAYQDAAYARTYREAVERVRTAESALAGSGKPLPLTEAAARNLAKLMAYKDEYEVARLYTDPVFLDKLRAQFEGEPGKDYQLNFWLAPPTTAKRDDKGHLVKRRFGPSTMTLFRVLAKMKGLRGGMFDVFGKTEERRTERALIGEYRALLDELVAGLNAANHDTAVALANLPDDIRGFGHVKENNLKAVRGRWTKLLEQFRHPETAQRAA; from the coding sequence ATGAATGCCCCACTGACCACCCCGGTCAGCGACGCCATCCGCAGCGCGCTCGCTAATGTTTCCCTCGACGACAAATACACGCTGGAGCGTGGCCGCATCTACATCAGCGGCACGCAGGCGCTGGTACGCCTGCCCATGCTGCAGCAGGAGCGCGATCGCGCCGCCGGGCTGAACACCGCCGGCTTTATCTCCGGCTACCGCGGGTCGCCGCTGGGCGCGCTGGACCAGTCGCTATGGAAGGCCAAAAAGCACCTTGCCGCGCACAGCATCGTGTTCCAGGCCGGGCTGAACGAGGACCTCGCCGCGACCTCGGTGTGGGGCTCGCAGCAGGTCAACATGTACCCCGACGCCAAATTCGATGGCGTATTCGGCATGTGGTACGGCAAGGGGCCGGGCGTGGACCGCACCGGCGACGTGTTCAAGCACGCCAACTCGGCCGGGTCGTCGAAGCACGGCGGCGTGCTGGTGCTGGCCGGTGACGACCACTCGGCCAAGTCGTCGACGCTGGCGCACCAGTCCGAGCACATCTTCAAGGCCTGCGGGCTGCCGGTGCTGTATCCGTCGAACGTGCAGGAGTACCTGGACTACGGCCTGCACGGCTGGGCCATGAGCCGCTATTCCGGCCTGTGGGTGGCGATGAAGTGCGTGACCGATGTGGTGGAATCGTCGGCCTCGGTGGAACTGGACCCGCACCGCGTGCAGATCGCGCTGCCGGAGGATTTCATCATGCCCCCGGGCGGCCTGAATATCCGCTGGCCCGATCCGCCGCTGGAACAGGAAGCGCGCCTGCTCGACTACAAGTGGTACGCGGGCCTGGCTTATGTGCGCGCCAACAAGCTGGACCGCATCGAAATCGATTCGCCGCACGCGCGCTTCGGCATCATGACCGGCGGCAAGGCCTACCTGGATACGCGCCAGGCGCTGGCCGACCTGGGCCTGGATGACGCCACCTGCGCGCAGATCGGCATCCGCCTGTACAAGGTCGGCTGCGTGTGGCCGCTGGAAGCGCATGGCGCGCGGGCGTTTGCCGAGGGCCTGCAGGAAATCCTGGTGGTCGAAGAAAAGCGCCAGATCATGGAGTACGCGCTCAAGGAAGAGCTGTACAACTGGCGCGACGACGTGCGCCCCAAGGTCTACGGCAAGTTCGACGAAAAGGACAACGCCGGCGGCGAATGGTCGATCCCGCAGAGCAACTGGCTGCTGCCGGCGCATTATGAGCTGTCGCCGTCGATCATCGCCAAGGCCATCGCCACGCGGCTGGACAAGTTCGAGCTGCCGATGGACGTGCGTGCGCGCATCACCGCGCGCCTGGCCATCATCGAGGCCAAGGAAAAGGCGTTGGCTACCCCGCGCGTGACCGCGGAACGCAAGCCGTGGTTCTGCTCGGGCTGCCCGCACAACACCTCGACCAACGTGCCGGAGGGCTCGCGCGCGCTGGCAGGCATCGGCTGCCACTACATGACGGTGTGGATGGACCGCAATACCAGCACCTTCAGCCAGATGGGCGGCGAGGGCGTGGCGTGGATCGGCCAGGCGCCGTTCGCGGGCGACAAGCATGTGTTCGCCAACCTGGGCGATGGCACGTACTTCCACTCCGGGCTGCTGGCGATCCGCGCTTCCATTTCAGCGGGCGTCAACATCACCTACAAGATCCTGTACAACGACGCGGTGGCGATGACCGGTGGCCAGCCGGTGGACGGCCAGCTGTCGGTGCAGGACATCGCCTGGCAGGTGCACAGCGAGGGCGCGAAGAAGATCGTCATCGTCACCGACCAGCCGGAGAAGTACAACGCGGCGATCAAGCTGCCCCAGGGCATCGACATCCATCACCGCGACCGGCTCGACAGCGTGCAGCGCGAGCTGCGCGACGTGCCGGGCTGCACCATCCTGATCTACGACCAGACCTGCGCCACCGAAAAGCGCCGCCGCCGCAAGCGCGGCACGATGGAAGACCCGGCGCGCCGCGTCTTCATCAATGACGCGGTGTGCGAAGGCTGCGGCGATTGCTCGGTCAAGTCGAACTGTTTGTCGGTGGAGCCGCTGGAGACGGATTTCGGCACCAAGCGCCAGATCAACCAGTCGTCGTGCAACAAGGACTTCTCGTGCCTGAACGGCTTCTGCCCGAGCTTTGTCTCGGCCGAGGGCGCACAGGTGCGCAAGCCCGAGCAGCACGGCGTGTCGATGGACAGCCTGCCCGCACTGCCTGCGCCGGAGCTGCCGGCGATTCGCCGCGCGTACGGCATCCTGGTGACCGGCGTGGGCGGCACGGGCGTGGTGACGATCGGCGGTCTGCTGGGCATGGCGGCGCACCTGGAAAACAAGGGCGTGACCGTGCTCGACATGGCGGGCCTGGCGCAGAAAGGCGGCGCGGTGCTGTCGCACGTGCAGCTGGCCGCGCGCCCCGATGACCTGCACGCAACACGCATCGCGATGGGAGAAGCCGACCTGGTGATCGGCTGCGATGCCATCGTATCGGCCACCGATGAAGTCATCTCCAAGACCCAGGCGGGCCGCACGCGCGCCGTGGTCAATACCGCGCAGACGCCCACCGCCGAGTTCATCAAGAACCCGAAGTGGCAGTTCCCGGGCGTATCGGCCGAACAGGACGTGCGCAACGCCGTCGGCGAGAAGTGCGACTTCATCAACGCCAGCGGCCTGGCCGTGGCGCTGCTGGGCGATGCCATCTACACCAACCCGCTGGTGCTGGGTTACGCCTGGCAAAAGGGCTGGATCCCGCTGACGCTGCAGGCACTTGAGCGCGCCATCGAACTCAACGGCGTGGCCGTCGAGAAGAACAAGGCCGCGTTCGACTGGGGCCGCCACATGGCGCACGACCCGGAGCACGTGCTGTCGCTGACCGGCAAGCTGCAGACCACCGCCGAAGGCGCGGAAGTGGTCAAGCTGCCAAGCTCGACCGGCGCGATGCTGGAGAAGCTGATCGCCCGCCGCATGGAACATCTGACGGCCTACCAGGACGCCGCCTACGCGCGCACCTACCGCGAAGCGGTCGAGCGCGTGCGCACGGCCGAAAGCGCGCTGGCAGGCAGCGGCAAGCCGCTGCCGCTGACCGAGGCCGCGGCGCGCAACCTGGCCAAGCTGATGGCGTACAAAGACGAGTACGAGGTGGCGCGGCTCTACACCGATCCCGTCTTCCTCGACAAGCTGCGCGCGCAGTTCGAAGGCGAACCGGGCAAGGACTACCAGCTCAATTTCTGGCTGGCGCCGCCGACCACGGCCAAGCGCGACGACAAGGGGCACCTGGTCAAGCGCAGGTTCGGTCCGTCGACAATGACGCTGTTCCGCGTGCTGGCGAAGATGAAGGGCCTGCGCGGCGGCATGTTCGATGTCTTCGGCAAGACCGAGGAGCGCCGCACCGAGCGCGCGCTGATCGGCGAATACCGTGCCTTGCTGGATGAACTGGTGGCGGGCCTGAATGCCGCCAACCACGACACCGCCGTGGCGCTGGCCAACCTGCCGGACGATATCCGGGGATTCGGGCACGTGAAGGAAAACAACCTGAAAGCGGTGCGTGGGCGCTGGACGAAACTGCTGGAGCAATTCAGGCATCCGGAGACGGCGCAGCGTGCGGCGTAG
- a CDS encoding HD domain-containing protein has translation MSDTHAPARASFSHMEHGTREDWAAISAEFMPYARALPDRVLAHLRLLDGDCGGFPVDRLTHSLQTATLAHRDGQDEEYVVCALLHDIGDTLGSFNHPDIAAAILKPFVSAENLWMVEKHGVFQGYYFFHHLGLDRNLREQYRSQPELFERTAEFCRKYDAAAFMTDYDTLPLSFFEPMVRRVLSQPKHSMYVKPGEKELARP, from the coding sequence ATGAGCGACACCCACGCGCCTGCGCGCGCGAGCTTCAGCCATATGGAGCACGGCACCCGCGAGGACTGGGCGGCCATTTCCGCCGAGTTCATGCCGTATGCGCGGGCGCTGCCGGACCGCGTGCTGGCGCACCTGCGGCTGCTCGACGGCGATTGCGGAGGCTTCCCGGTGGACCGCCTCACGCATTCGCTGCAGACCGCGACCCTCGCGCACCGGGACGGGCAGGACGAGGAATACGTGGTCTGCGCGCTGCTGCACGATATCGGCGATACGCTCGGCAGCTTCAACCATCCCGATATCGCGGCCGCGATCCTGAAGCCGTTCGTCAGCGCCGAGAACCTGTGGATGGTGGAAAAGCATGGCGTGTTCCAGGGCTATTACTTCTTCCATCACCTCGGCCTCGACCGGAACCTGCGCGAGCAGTACCGCAGCCAGCCGGAGTTGTTCGAACGCACGGCCGAGTTCTGCCGCAAGTACGATGCGGCGGCGTTCATGACGGACTACGACACGCTGCCGTTGTCGTTCTTCGAGCCGATGGTGCGGCGGGTCTTGTCGCAGCCGAAGCATTCGATGTATGTGAAGCCGGGGGAGAAGGAACTGGCGCGGCCGTAG
- a CDS encoding GFA family protein encodes MTFNGSCHCGNIAFEVEADSIPSVIRCNCSICRRRGHLLWFVPRATFKLETPESNASTYRFNTMKIAHRFCPVCGCGPYADGQDKDGKPMAAVNVRCLDDVDLDSLKVIDYDGLHH; translated from the coding sequence ATGACTTTCAACGGAAGCTGCCACTGCGGCAACATTGCCTTCGAAGTCGAGGCCGACAGCATTCCCAGCGTGATCCGCTGCAATTGCTCGATCTGCCGCCGGCGCGGCCACCTGCTGTGGTTCGTGCCGCGCGCGACGTTCAAGCTGGAAACGCCGGAGAGCAATGCATCGACGTACCGCTTCAACACCATGAAGATTGCGCACCGCTTCTGCCCGGTGTGCGGCTGCGGCCCGTACGCCGATGGCCAGGACAAGGATGGCAAGCCGATGGCGGCGGTGAACGTGCGCTGCCTGGACGATGTCGACCTGGACAGCCTGAAGGTCATCGATTACGACGGCCTGCACCACTGA
- a CDS encoding VOC family protein has protein sequence MFRILDLDHLVLRTANVDALRRFYVDVLGCSIEREQPDFGLTQLRAGSALIDLVSLDGPLGSAGGAGPGAEGRNLDHFCLRIEPFDEPALRAWLSRQGVQASEVAQRFGAEGKGPSLYVSDPDGNVVELKGPPVTAQ, from the coding sequence ATGTTCCGCATCCTCGATCTCGACCACCTGGTGCTGCGCACCGCCAATGTGGACGCGCTGCGGCGTTTCTACGTCGACGTGCTGGGCTGCAGCATCGAGCGCGAGCAGCCCGACTTCGGCCTCACGCAGTTGCGCGCGGGCAGCGCGCTGATCGACCTGGTCTCGCTGGACGGCCCGCTGGGCAGCGCCGGCGGCGCGGGACCGGGCGCGGAAGGGCGCAACCTGGACCATTTCTGCCTGCGCATCGAGCCGTTCGACGAGCCCGCGCTGCGCGCCTGGCTGTCCCGGCAAGGCGTGCAGGCCAGCGAAGTCGCGCAGCGCTTCGGCGCCGAAGGCAAAGGCCCGTCGCTCTACGTCAGCGACCCGGACGGCAACGTGGTCGAACTGAAGGGTCCGCCGGTGACCGCACAGTAA
- a CDS encoding MFS transporter, producing the protein MTTLEASSGPDAASTASSPSGSSPAQPATPPRRLVWILGLTETISWGTLFFAFTVFIEPMIRSTGWSRPFLAGGYSLGLLVWATCSFAVGRLLDRAPARRVMGAGSVLAGLGLLLWAWSPSPSVFLLMWVPIGLAMATTLYEPAFVVLRQAYGDQYQKPIMVVTLMAGFASTIFVPLAQWLVLHVGWRPTLVGFALLNLLVCAPLHARMRYAMHPTYTGTPTAGADAGSAGIARAALRQPVFWAVVLAFTATAVVASLLGAHLIPMLTEKGLPVSQQLAVAALIGPAQVVGRMLMMRAAVRHPVRLSLPVYVLMSTGLLCFALGHGAWLMVAAVLYGCANGVNTMLRAMAMPELISPHHYATLNGLMMTPVLLMQAAAPWLGALLWRAAGGYWLMLWVMLALALAALLAFGYALHRRGLLRLAGAAP; encoded by the coding sequence ATGACAACACTAGAAGCCAGCTCCGGTCCGGACGCTGCCAGTACCGCCAGTTCTCCCTCCGGCTCCAGCCCCGCGCAGCCGGCCACGCCGCCACGCCGGCTGGTCTGGATCCTTGGCCTGACCGAGACCATCTCCTGGGGTACGCTGTTTTTCGCCTTCACCGTGTTCATCGAGCCGATGATCCGCAGTACGGGCTGGTCCAGGCCGTTCCTGGCGGGCGGCTATTCGCTGGGGCTGCTGGTGTGGGCGACGTGCTCGTTCGCGGTGGGCCGGCTGCTGGACCGCGCACCCGCGCGCAGGGTGATGGGCGCCGGTTCGGTGCTGGCCGGCCTGGGGCTGCTGCTATGGGCGTGGTCGCCCTCCCCCTCGGTATTCCTGCTGATGTGGGTGCCGATCGGGCTGGCCATGGCTACCACGCTGTACGAGCCCGCCTTCGTGGTGCTGCGCCAGGCCTATGGCGACCAGTACCAGAAGCCAATCATGGTGGTCACGCTGATGGCCGGCTTCGCCAGCACGATCTTCGTGCCGCTGGCGCAATGGCTGGTGCTGCATGTCGGCTGGCGGCCCACGCTGGTTGGCTTCGCGCTGCTGAACCTGCTGGTCTGCGCGCCGCTGCACGCACGCATGCGCTATGCCATGCATCCCACCTACACCGGCACGCCGACGGCCGGCGCCGACGCGGGCAGCGCCGGCATCGCGCGCGCCGCGCTGCGCCAGCCGGTGTTCTGGGCCGTGGTGCTGGCCTTCACCGCGACCGCGGTGGTGGCCTCGCTGCTGGGCGCGCACCTGATTCCGATGCTGACCGAGAAAGGCCTGCCGGTGTCGCAGCAGCTGGCGGTGGCAGCGCTGATCGGCCCGGCGCAGGTAGTGGGCCGCATGCTGATGATGCGCGCGGCGGTGCGCCACCCGGTGCGGCTGTCGCTGCCGGTCTACGTGCTGATGAGCACTGGGCTGCTGTGCTTCGCGCTCGGCCACGGCGCCTGGCTGATGGTGGCCGCCGTGCTCTACGGCTGCGCCAACGGCGTCAACACCATGCTGCGCGCGATGGCCATGCCCGAACTGATCTCGCCCCACCACTACGCCACGCTGAACGGCCTGATGATGACGCCGGTGCTGCTGATGCAGGCCGCCGCGCCGTGGCTGGGCGCGCTGCTGTGGCGGGCCGCGGGCGGCTACTGGCTGATGCTGTGGGTAATGCTGGCGCTGGCCCTGGCCGCACTGCTGGCGTTCGGCTACGCGCTGCACCGGCGCGGGCTGCTGCGCCTGGCGGGTGCCGCGCCGTAG
- a CDS encoding DODA-type extradiol aromatic ring-opening family dioxygenase produces the protein MLPALYISHGSPMLAIDPGPTGAAFDALGERLRAQPPRAVLAVSAHWIYSTLAVSSRERQEAWHDFGGFPRELYALRYDAPGSPALAARVKALVEAAAIPGAGFVGEDDERPLDHGAWMPMRHFFPNADVPVVQLALNPYLSPAIQIEIGRALAPLREEGVLVLASGSFTHNLQEVFGSGSRRDQHGPQPEPYVEAFRGWMRDALDEALATGDTRCIADYRAQAPYARRAHPTDEHLLPFYVALGAALGPRTAGAGTPAARVARVADEVTYGVLAMDSFVFEGIGTGTPLRAAA, from the coding sequence ATGCTTCCCGCCCTGTATATCTCGCACGGTTCGCCCATGCTCGCCATCGACCCCGGTCCGACCGGCGCAGCCTTCGACGCACTTGGCGAGCGGCTGCGCGCGCAGCCGCCGCGCGCGGTGCTGGCAGTGTCGGCGCACTGGATCTACAGCACGCTGGCGGTGAGCAGCCGCGAGCGCCAGGAAGCCTGGCACGACTTCGGCGGCTTTCCGCGCGAGTTGTACGCGCTGCGCTACGATGCCCCGGGCTCGCCGGCGCTGGCCGCGCGCGTCAAGGCGCTGGTTGAGGCCGCTGCCATTCCCGGCGCGGGGTTTGTCGGCGAGGACGACGAACGGCCGCTCGACCACGGCGCCTGGATGCCGATGCGGCACTTCTTCCCGAACGCCGACGTACCGGTGGTGCAGCTCGCGCTGAATCCCTACCTGTCGCCTGCCATCCAGATCGAGATCGGCCGCGCCCTGGCGCCGCTGCGAGAGGAAGGCGTGCTGGTGCTGGCCTCGGGCAGTTTCACGCACAACCTGCAGGAGGTGTTCGGCAGTGGCAGCCGCCGCGACCAGCACGGGCCGCAGCCCGAGCCCTATGTCGAGGCCTTTCGGGGCTGGATGCGCGACGCGCTGGACGAGGCGCTGGCCACCGGCGACACCCGGTGCATTGCCGACTACCGTGCGCAGGCCCCGTACGCCCGCCGCGCGCACCCGACCGATGAGCATCTGCTGCCGTTCTACGTGGCGCTGGGCGCAGCGCTGGGGCCGCGGACCGCAGGCGCGGGTACGCCGGCAGCCCGCGTGGCCCGCGTGGCGGATGAGGTCACCTACGGCGTGCTGGCGATGGACAGCTTCGTGTTCGAGGGAATAGGCACCGGCACGCCGCTGCGCGCGGCCGCCTGA
- a CDS encoding DNA-3-methyladenine glycosylase I, translating into MTSKKEAPAAPVRCGWCGTLEDYCHYHDHEWGFPVADDRRLFEKLCLEGFQSGLSWLTILRKREAFRKAFSNFDIDKVARFGERDIQRLLGDAGIVRHRGKIEAAINNAQRARELLETESSLAAYFWRFEPDPASRPEMLTPEVLRTMAISPESTALSRDLKKRGWRFVGPTTMYALMQAMGLVNDHQEGCATRAEVIRARRAFKVPR; encoded by the coding sequence ATGACAAGCAAGAAGGAAGCGCCGGCAGCGCCGGTGCGCTGCGGCTGGTGCGGCACGCTGGAAGACTATTGCCACTACCACGACCACGAGTGGGGGTTCCCGGTCGCGGATGACCGGCGCCTGTTCGAGAAGCTGTGCCTGGAGGGCTTCCAGTCGGGCCTGAGCTGGCTGACCATCCTGCGCAAGCGCGAGGCCTTCCGCAAGGCCTTCTCCAACTTCGACATCGACAAGGTGGCTCGCTTCGGCGAGCGCGATATCCAGCGCCTGCTCGGCGATGCCGGCATCGTGCGCCACCGCGGCAAGATCGAGGCCGCCATCAACAATGCGCAGCGGGCGCGCGAGCTGCTCGAAACCGAATCGTCGCTGGCGGCCTATTTCTGGCGCTTCGAGCCCGATCCGGCCAGCCGGCCCGAGATGCTGACGCCCGAAGTGCTGCGCACCATGGCGATCTCGCCCGAATCGACGGCGCTGTCCAGGGACCTGAAGAAGCGCGGCTGGCGCTTTGTCGGACCGACCACCATGTACGCGCTGATGCAGGCAATGGGCCTGGTCAACGATCACCAGGAAGGCTGCGCGACGCGGGCGGAGGTGATACGGGCGCGCCGGGCGTTCAAGGTGCCGCGTTAA
- a CDS encoding cation diffusion facilitator family transporter produces MESESKKRFGSGTGLPDDTTEATAAEADARHRAGRRSTLVSVAVNIGLTAAQGVAGVVAGSQALLADAAHSLSDLLSDFVVLLAARQSRKDPDADHQYGHLRFETAASLALGGLLLAVGAGMLWAAVGKLQHPGGAQPVQALALWVALATLVSKELLFRYMLAVARRVRSGMLVANAWHARSDAASSLVVALGIGGNLLGYHLLDPVAAIVVGLMVARMGLRFGWDALSDLMDRAADEETVAAIEATLLGTPGVQGLHDLRTRKMGDQVLVDVHLEIDGFLTVAQGHAIAVEARRRALAHHHVLNVMTHVDPVYVASTAAAG; encoded by the coding sequence ATGGAATCGGAATCCAAAAAACGCTTTGGCTCCGGCACCGGCCTGCCGGACGACACCACCGAGGCAACTGCGGCCGAGGCCGACGCGCGCCACCGCGCGGGCCGGCGCAGCACGCTGGTCAGCGTGGCGGTCAATATCGGGCTGACGGCGGCGCAGGGCGTGGCGGGCGTGGTCGCCGGCTCGCAGGCGCTGCTGGCCGACGCGGCGCACTCACTGTCCGACCTGCTCTCCGACTTCGTGGTGCTGCTGGCCGCCCGGCAGAGCCGCAAGGATCCCGACGCCGACCACCAGTACGGTCACCTGCGTTTCGAAACGGCGGCGTCGCTGGCGCTGGGCGGGCTGCTGCTGGCGGTCGGCGCGGGCATGCTGTGGGCCGCGGTGGGCAAGCTGCAGCACCCCGGCGGCGCCCAGCCGGTGCAGGCGCTGGCGCTGTGGGTGGCGCTGGCCACGCTGGTTTCCAAGGAACTGCTGTTCCGCTACATGCTGGCGGTGGCGCGGCGCGTGCGTTCCGGCATGCTGGTCGCCAATGCCTGGCATGCGCGTTCCGATGCGGCTTCGTCGCTGGTGGTGGCGCTGGGCATCGGCGGCAACCTGCTCGGCTACCACCTGCTGGACCCGGTGGCGGCGATCGTGGTCGGGCTGATGGTGGCGCGCATGGGCCTGCGCTTCGGCTGGGATGCGCTCAGCGACCTGATGGACCGCGCCGCGGACGAGGAAACCGTCGCGGCAATCGAGGCGACCCTGCTCGGCACGCCGGGCGTGCAGGGCCTGCATGACCTGCGCACGCGCAAGATGGGCGACCAGGTGCTGGTCGACGTGCATCTGGAGATCGACGGCTTCCTGACCGTGGCGCAAGGCCATGCGATCGCGGTCGAGGCACGCCGCCGCGCGCTCGCGCATCACCATGTGCTCAACGTGATGACACACGTCGATCCGGTATACGTCGCCAGCACCGCCGCCGCTGGCTAG
- a CDS encoding calcium-binding protein, whose amino-acid sequence MTKRVLLTGAILAAALATGQAAAQQQPQAQPGQPQKPMTAQEAKAMFAEKFKAADADNDGKLTRQEAEAGMPEVAKNFDKIDRKKTGYVTQKQVGSYAVAKAKQRKTAQDPSSLN is encoded by the coding sequence ATGACGAAACGTGTACTGCTTACCGGTGCCATCCTGGCTGCCGCGCTTGCCACCGGGCAGGCCGCCGCACAGCAGCAGCCGCAAGCGCAGCCGGGGCAGCCGCAGAAGCCGATGACTGCCCAGGAGGCCAAGGCGATGTTTGCCGAGAAGTTCAAGGCCGCCGATGCCGACAATGACGGCAAGCTGACCCGCCAGGAAGCGGAGGCCGGCATGCCCGAGGTGGCAAAGAACTTCGACAAGATCGACCGCAAGAAGACCGGCTATGTCACGCAGAAGCAGGTCGGCTCTTACGCTGTCGCGAAGGCCAAGCAGCGCAAGACGGCGCAGGACCCCAGTTCGCTGAACTGA